The Miscanthus floridulus cultivar M001 unplaced genomic scaffold, ASM1932011v1 os_1535, whole genome shotgun sequence genomic interval tgtttaaacgttggtgattgaatattgcaggccactgtggagaggatggaggccgagagggaggccgagagggtcgagagggagagggagagggcccagagggaggccgagagggccgagtgggaggtcctgagggcccagagggcggccgaggcgcagaggatgcaggacatgttctcattcatgtcgagcctcggcaccactctcccgggtgtggtggtgccccagtcgctgctcgctccagttgtgcctcctactcctctggctctaggcactccggtgagtatatatatatggttgatcaagtcctttagcttgtgtagatactaatgaattcaattctcctttgtgcaaagtcgtcgggttcgaacccgactccttcgcctcagcacacacaccccggctggacaggtccaccaccgcacggaggtgccccttcaggctcccattgggatcagtggcagtaggtggtgccccttcatgtttcattgacttttcttgatctaggacttgtgttggatgaagacttcttagatgttgtcatggatttgcacattggatgtgcgtgtgatggattatgcaggaggatgtgcttgtgatggatgtt includes:
- the LOC136534123 gene encoding uncharacterized protein, which translates into the protein MAALQATVERMEAEREAERVERERERAQREAERAEWEVLRAQRAAEAQRMQDMFSFMSSLGTTLPGVVVPQSLLAPVVPPTPLALGTPSSGSNPTPSPQHTHPGWTGPPPHGGAPSGSHWDQWQ